The Patescibacteria group bacterium genome includes a window with the following:
- a CDS encoding four helix bundle protein: MIKKKNNLYRTVEDVPVWQLSHQLTLRVYKLTEAFPRAEVYGLTSQIRRSASSVSANISEGFYRNSTKELINFLYNARGSLGETLYHIRLARDLGLLNSSDFESLKNGYNLLGRQLNGWIRSLKLKING; this comes from the coding sequence ATGATTAAGAAAAAGAATAATCTTTATAGGACTGTTGAAGACGTGCCTGTGTGGCAATTGTCGCATCAGCTAACTCTTAGAGTTTATAAATTAACAGAGGCCTTTCCTAGGGCTGAGGTATATGGTCTAACCTCTCAGATTAGGAGGTCTGCCAGTTCTGTGTCAGCGAATATATCTGAGGGTTTCTATAGGAATAGCACAAAAGAGTTGATAAATTTTCTATATAACGCGAGAGGGTCGTTGGGAGAAACGCTTTATCACATAAGGCTTGCAAGAGATTTGGGTTTATTAAATTCTTCTGATTTTGAAAGTCTTAAAAATGGCTATAATTTACTTGGTAGACAATTGAATGGATGGATTAGGAGTCTTAAATTGAAAATTAATGGTTGA
- a CDS encoding glycosyl transferase family 1, producing the protein MRIGIDISQIVYKTGVSTYTENLVKSLLEVDKENEYLLFGGSLRRREGLITFARELDYKYGSRVKSRIFHFPPTFLDLIWNKWHILPVETFTGRLNVFHSSDWVQPPSYSFRVTTIHDLSPLRFPKLTDPKIVEVTKNRLKWIKKEVDRIIVPSQATREDLLLLKFDKKKIRVIPEAVDPFFKEIGQKEKDAVKRKYRAEKFILAVGTNKRKNLERVISAFDLVRAGKGLKLIVVGEKPEPHPTIRGVVFAGHISKEELRRLYNSAEALVYPSLYEGFGLPILEAFACGCPVVTSNLSSMPEVSGKAAILVDPYSESSIADGIKKALLRRKSLARMGKSRLSLFSWQETAKKTLEVYKEAFL; encoded by the coding sequence ATGAGAATAGGGATTGATATATCACAGATCGTTTATAAAACTGGTGTTTCAACATACACGGAAAACCTAGTCAAGTCTTTGCTTGAAGTGGACAAGGAAAATGAATACCTCCTTTTTGGTGGTTCTTTAAGAAGAAGAGAGGGTTTGATTACATTTGCCAGGGAGCTTGATTATAAATATGGTTCTCGTGTTAAAAGTCGTATCTTTCATTTTCCTCCCACTTTTCTTGATTTGATTTGGAATAAATGGCATATATTGCCAGTTGAAACTTTTACTGGCAGACTCAATGTTTTTCATTCTTCAGATTGGGTTCAACCGCCTAGCTATTCTTTTAGAGTAACAACAATTCACGATCTTTCTCCTTTGAGGTTTCCAAAGCTTACAGACCCCAAAATAGTTGAAGTAACCAAAAATAGGCTAAAGTGGATTAAAAAAGAAGTTGATAGGATTATTGTCCCAAGCCAAGCTACTCGTGAAGACCTCTTGCTTTTGAAGTTTGATAAAAAAAAGATAAGAGTAATTCCAGAGGCTGTTGATCCATTTTTTAAAGAGATTGGGCAGAAAGAAAAAGATGCTGTTAAAAGAAAGTATAGGGCTGAGAAGTTTATTTTGGCTGTTGGGACCAATAAGAGGAAAAATTTGGAAAGAGTTATTTCTGCTTTTGATTTGGTTAGAGCTGGCAAGGGATTAAAGCTTATTGTGGTAGGAGAAAAACCAGAACCTCATCCAACTATTAGAGGGGTTGTTTTTGCTGGCCATATTAGCAAGGAAGAGCTAAGGCGGCTTTATAATTCTGCTGAAGCTTTGGTTTACCCCTCACTTTATGAGGGTTTTGGTTTGCCAATTTTGGAAGCTTTTGCCTGTGGATGCCCTGTGGTAACCTCCAATCTTTCAAGCATGCCTGAGGTTTCAGGTAAGGCGGCAATTCTGGTTGATCCCTATAGTGAATCTTCTATAGCAGATGGCATTAAAAAGGCATTATTAAGAAGAAAGAGTTTAGCAAGAATGGGGAAGAGCAGGTTGTCTTTATTTTCTTGGCAGGAAACAGCTAAGAAAACTCTTGAGGTTTACAAGGAGGCTTTCTTATGA
- a CDS encoding glycosyl transferase family 1: protein MIVIGIDGNEANIAQRVGVNIYAFNLLQALHKLQDEISKDYRFVIYLAEKPLPDMPKEVKGFWEYKIIPGKGLWIIKKLMPYLWLNKDHIDLLFTPSHYTVPLLPISRVVSITDLGYLEFSEQFEKKVFWQLKYWSAISIFVSKGIIAISKNTADDILRHYPFASKKIKVTHLAYDNSRFYFPIPKKNVRQVKRKYKIDKNYILYLGTLKPSKNVEGLIDAFDIVSKDFPDLQLVIAGKKGWLFESIFKKVESLGLERKVIFTDFISEDDKAPLMAGASVFVCPSFWEGFGLIALEAMACGTPVVVSNIASFPEVVGDAGILVDPYKKESIAKGISKVLKMNSLEYNKLVEAGLKQAALFSWEKTAKETLSFLKDIVKK from the coding sequence ATGATTGTTATTGGCATAGATGGAAATGAGGCTAATATTGCCCAAAGGGTGGGGGTTAATATTTATGCCTTTAATTTGCTTCAAGCTCTGCATAAACTACAGGATGAAATATCTAAAGACTATAGGTTTGTGATATATTTGGCGGAAAAACCACTCCCTGACATGCCAAAAGAGGTAAAAGGTTTTTGGGAATACAAAATCATTCCCGGTAAGGGATTATGGATAATTAAAAAACTAATGCCTTATCTTTGGTTAAACAAAGATCATATCGATCTTTTATTTACCCCAAGTCATTATACTGTTCCTCTTTTGCCAATTTCAAGAGTAGTCTCGATAACAGATTTAGGATACCTTGAATTTTCGGAACAATTTGAAAAAAAAGTGTTTTGGCAGTTAAAGTATTGGAGTGCTATCTCAATTTTTGTATCAAAAGGTATCATTGCTATTTCTAAGAATACTGCTGATGACATTTTACGACATTATCCTTTTGCCTCAAAGAAGATCAAAGTTACTCATTTAGCGTATGACAATAGCAGGTTTTACTTTCCAATACCCAAAAAAAATGTGCGACAAGTCAAAAGAAAGTATAAAATTGATAAAAACTATATCCTTTACCTTGGAACCCTTAAACCAAGTAAGAATGTCGAAGGATTAATTGATGCTTTTGATATTGTTTCCAAAGATTTTCCTGATCTTCAGTTGGTAATAGCCGGCAAAAAAGGTTGGCTTTTTGAATCTATATTTAAAAAAGTTGAAAGCCTGGGACTTGAAAGAAAAGTTATATTTACCGATTTTATTAGCGAAGATGATAAGGCTCCTCTTATGGCAGGAGCGTCTGTTTTTGTTTGCCCTTCTTTTTGGGAGGGTTTTGGTTTAATTGCCCTTGAAGCGATGGCTTGTGGGACGCCGGTTGTGGTTTCAAATATAGCCAGTTTTCCTGAAGTTGTGGGTGATGCTGGAATTTTAGTTGATCCTTACAAAAAAGAGTCTATTGCTAAAGGAATTTCTAAAGTTCTTAAAATGAATTCTTTAGAGTATAATAAGCTAGTTGAGGCCGGTTTGAAACAAGCTGCTCTTTTCTCTTGGGAAAAGACTGCTAAAGAGACTTTATCTTTTTTGAAAGATATTGTTAAAAAATGA
- a CDS encoding glycosyl transferase gives MVEILVVVLNYNTKVLTEKCLKSIVDKKWKRKIKVVVVDNASTDGSLEYLKKKFKTVSFIVSKSNLGFAGGNNLALKRHFKDAEFCLILNSDTEVLEGSLDSLYDFAKSGFDIASPKLINKDGSFQPNGGELPYLWPLFLWLSGLDDIFRRFINIPSYQERSLSYYKKGRVGWVSGTAMLVKNEVFDRIGFFDDNIFMYGEDVDFCFRARKAGFKIGWTDSAEVIHLGGGSLDRPQFRQWLGEFKGLLYFYKKHFGKMAKVGLLILIYIFVFFRIIAFWFIGKKEYAKTYVKILREI, from the coding sequence ATGGTTGAAATACTCGTAGTTGTATTAAATTACAATACTAAAGTTTTGACAGAAAAGTGCTTAAAAAGCATAGTGGATAAAAAGTGGAAAAGAAAAATTAAGGTGGTAGTGGTTGATAATGCTTCAACGGATGGTTCTTTGGAATACCTTAAAAAGAAATTTAAGACTGTTTCTTTTATTGTCTCTAAATCCAATTTGGGTTTTGCTGGTGGAAATAACTTGGCACTTAAGAGGCACTTTAAAGATGCTGAATTTTGTTTAATTCTTAATTCTGATACAGAAGTCTTAGAAGGTTCTCTTGATAGTCTTTATGATTTTGCTAAATCTGGTTTTGATATTGCTTCTCCAAAGCTTATTAATAAAGATGGTTCTTTTCAGCCAAATGGGGGAGAATTGCCATATCTTTGGCCTTTATTTTTATGGCTTTCTGGACTTGATGATATATTTCGTCGATTTATAAATATTCCTTCTTATCAAGAGAGAAGTTTGTCTTACTATAAAAAGGGTAGGGTTGGTTGGGTTTCGGGAACTGCAATGCTTGTTAAAAATGAGGTTTTTGATAGGATAGGCTTTTTTGATGATAATATTTTTATGTATGGGGAAGATGTTGACTTTTGCTTTAGGGCAAGAAAAGCTGGATTTAAGATAGGATGGACAGATAGTGCAGAAGTTATTCATCTTGGGGGTGGTAGTCTTGATAGACCGCAATTTAGACAGTGGTTGGGTGAATTTAAGGGCCTTTTGTATTTTTACAAAAAACATTTTGGGAAAATGGCTAAAGTTGGTCTTTTAATCTTAATTTATATTTTTGTTTTCTTTCGTATAATTGCTTTTTGGTTTATTGGTAAGAAGGAATATGCTAAAACATATGTCAAAATACTTAGAGAGATTTGA
- a CDS encoding glycosyl transferase: MKILMLTPYLPFPPSSGGQIRSYNLIKHLSKKHQITLFSLIKSDDEKKYIFELEKYCDKVKVFKRSKSPWTVKNILKTGFGTYPFLVVRNHVDEEKDTMEKELKKTQYDVIHAETFYVMPHIPETKVPVLLVDQTIEYLVYKHYVDEQAPFFLRPLFSIDVAKLKYWEKKYWEKANRVVAVSEADKKEMLKVSPQLKVDVLPNGVDLGFFKAKNNWSDKEPKILFVANFKWLQNTEAAEALLDIVFPLISKELPAAKLWIVGQHIPDKIKKRSGKNILISDLDYDDEETIKKAYYESSIFISPLKGPGGTRLKHFAAMASKLPLLTTSVGAEGLGAKRNVNILVEDDFEKMAKSAVFVLNNPKVAKRLAESARLLVEKNFSWEVISNKLDKIYEETVKSSYGKKS; the protein is encoded by the coding sequence ATGAAAATCTTAATGCTTACTCCATATCTTCCTTTTCCTCCCTCATCAGGAGGGCAAATAAGGTCTTACAACTTGATTAAACACCTATCAAAAAAACACCAAATTACTCTTTTTTCTTTAATCAAGAGTGACGATGAAAAAAAGTATATTTTTGAACTTGAAAAATATTGTGATAAAGTTAAGGTTTTCAAGAGGTCAAAAAGCCCTTGGACAGTCAAGAATATTCTGAAGACAGGTTTTGGTACATATCCATTTTTGGTGGTAAGAAATCATGTTGATGAAGAGAAAGATACTATGGAGAAAGAATTAAAAAAGACTCAGTATGATGTTATTCATGCCGAGACTTTTTATGTAATGCCACATATTCCAGAGACAAAAGTTCCTGTTTTATTAGTTGACCAGACTATTGAATATTTGGTTTACAAACATTATGTAGATGAACAGGCTCCTTTTTTCTTAAGACCTCTTTTTTCTATTGATGTTGCCAAACTTAAATATTGGGAAAAGAAATATTGGGAGAAAGCAAATAGGGTGGTGGCAGTTTCTGAGGCAGATAAGAAAGAGATGCTTAAGGTTTCGCCACAACTTAAAGTTGATGTTTTGCCAAACGGTGTCGACCTGGGTTTTTTTAAGGCAAAGAACAACTGGTCTGATAAAGAACCAAAGATTCTTTTTGTTGCCAATTTTAAGTGGTTGCAAAATACAGAAGCAGCTGAAGCCTTGCTTGATATTGTTTTCCCTTTGATATCCAAGGAATTGCCTGCGGCAAAGCTTTGGATTGTTGGGCAACATATTCCAGATAAAATTAAAAAGAGATCAGGGAAGAATATTTTGATTAGCGATCTTGATTACGATGATGAGGAAACTATAAAGAAAGCTTATTACGAATCTTCTATTTTTATATCTCCTCTAAAAGGTCCTGGTGGAACTAGACTAAAGCATTTTGCTGCCATGGCTTCAAAATTGCCCCTTTTAACCACTTCTGTAGGGGCTGAGGGATTGGGTGCAAAAAGAAATGTAAACATTTTAGTTGAAGATGATTTTGAAAAGATGGCCAAATCAGCTGTTTTTGTTTTAAACAACCCTAAAGTAGCCAAAAGACTTGCTGAATCTGCTCGTTTATTGGTTGAGAAAAACTTTAGTTGGGAAGTTATTTCGAACAAACTCGACAAGATTTATGAGGAAACTGTAAAAAGTTCTTATGGTAAAAAATCCTAA
- a CDS encoding glycosyl transferase, translating to MVKNPKLSIVILNYNTKDLLFDCLSSLRRVKNEVDFEIIVIDNASLDGSSLMIKTNFPEVLLIENKSNLGFAAGNNKAKMFVKGEYVLFLNSDTVVYKGALRQTVKYLDKNPDVGAVSCKLVLSDGKLDKDTRRSFITPWIGLVHLVLRLDRIFPRSPLFGRYWYGYIPEDEVHEVDALQGAFFMTRKKILDDVGWFDEDYFLDGEDIDLSWKIKEKGWRLVYYPKVKILHLKGASKGKLVSRRRRKIGLRERVRIKLQGVRSMEIFYRKRLWRKYPIWLNILVLLGIRFLLFLRSIKAFFEWIIFR from the coding sequence ATGGTAAAAAATCCTAAACTTTCAATTGTAATTTTAAATTACAATACGAAAGATTTACTTTTTGATTGTTTGTCTTCTCTTCGCCGGGTTAAGAACGAGGTTGATTTTGAGATTATTGTTATTGACAACGCCTCTTTGGATGGGAGCTCTTTAATGATTAAAACTAATTTTCCAGAGGTTTTATTGATTGAAAATAAAAGTAATCTTGGTTTTGCTGCAGGAAACAATAAAGCAAAGATGTTCGTAAAAGGTGAATATGTACTTTTTCTTAATTCTGATACTGTTGTTTATAAAGGAGCGCTTAGGCAAACAGTTAAATATTTGGATAAAAATCCTGATGTTGGGGCTGTGAGTTGTAAGCTGGTTTTATCTGATGGAAAGCTTGATAAAGATACTAGGAGGAGTTTTATTACTCCATGGATTGGGTTAGTTCACTTGGTTTTGAGGCTTGATAGAATTTTTCCTAGATCACCCCTTTTTGGACGTTATTGGTATGGTTATATTCCAGAGGATGAAGTTCATGAGGTAGATGCTCTCCAGGGCGCTTTTTTTATGACTAGAAAAAAAATACTGGATGATGTTGGTTGGTTTGATGAAGACTATTTTCTTGATGGAGAAGATATTGACCTTTCTTGGAAAATAAAAGAAAAAGGTTGGAGATTGGTTTATTATCCCAAAGTGAAAATACTTCATCTAAAAGGTGCTTCTAAAGGAAAATTGGTTTCTAGGAGGAGGAGAAAAATTGGTTTGAGAGAAAGAGTAAGGATAAAACTTCAAGGAGTTAGATCGATGGAGATTTTTTATCGAAAAAGACTTTGGAGAAAATATCCTATTTGGCTTAATATCTTAGTTTTGCTTGGTATTAGATTTCTTTTATTTTTGAGGTCTATTAAGGCTTTTTTTGAATGGATTATTTTTAGGTAA
- a CDS encoding glycosyl transferase: MKVVIDARLYGLENAGLGRYLINLINEIARIKKPKFDYVVILRKKYFDSLDLPSNFKKVCLDVRHYSFSEQFLLPLFLYKENPDLVHFPHFNVPILYFGKYVVTIHDMLMHRFKGVSSTTLHPFLYFIKRIFYYFVFWKAVGFAKFIFVPSEFVGGEIGERFSFSNPKIRVIYEGVSNLFLNDFQSKKLLYKKYNLSRDYIIYCGNSYPHKNLKLVLKAIKILHIENISNFDFLIISPPNNFRHDIEKEVKKEGLENFVKFFDFIPDDDLAALMHYSTAYVFPSLAEGFGLPGLEAMASGTLLLASDIPVFREIYQDLPFYFDPHDPISLSLVLKKALKISKQERLKRISLGKMFVKKYSWQEMAKKVLSTYKEVVGFD; the protein is encoded by the coding sequence ATGAAAGTTGTAATAGATGCCAGACTTTATGGGCTTGAAAATGCGGGTTTGGGTAGATATCTGATAAATCTTATCAATGAGATTGCAAGAATAAAAAAACCAAAGTTTGATTATGTTGTTATTTTAAGAAAAAAGTATTTTGATAGTTTAGATTTACCTTCGAATTTTAAGAAAGTTTGTCTTGATGTCAGACACTATTCTTTTTCAGAGCAATTTTTGCTGCCATTGTTTTTGTATAAGGAAAATCCGGATTTAGTTCACTTCCCCCATTTTAATGTTCCGATTTTATATTTTGGTAAGTATGTAGTTACCATACACGATATGCTAATGCATAGGTTTAAGGGAGTATCAAGCACTACCCTGCATCCATTTCTATATTTTATTAAAAGAATTTTCTATTATTTTGTTTTTTGGAAAGCGGTTGGGTTTGCAAAGTTTATTTTTGTTCCATCAGAATTTGTTGGTGGAGAAATAGGAGAAAGATTTTCATTTTCTAACCCTAAAATAAGGGTTATTTATGAAGGAGTGAGTAATTTATTTTTAAATGATTTTCAAAGTAAAAAACTTTTATACAAAAAATATAATCTATCTCGAGATTACATAATTTATTGTGGTAATTCGTACCCACACAAAAATCTAAAATTAGTTTTAAAAGCAATTAAGATTTTACACATCGAAAATATTTCTAATTTTGACTTTTTGATTATTTCCCCCCCAAACAATTTTAGGCACGACATTGAAAAAGAAGTCAAAAAAGAAGGTCTAGAAAATTTTGTTAAGTTTTTTGACTTTATCCCAGATGATGATTTGGCTGCTTTAATGCATTATTCGACTGCTTATGTTTTTCCTTCTTTGGCTGAGGGTTTTGGTTTACCTGGTCTTGAGGCTATGGCTTCAGGAACCTTACTTTTGGCAAGCGATATACCTGTGTTTAGAGAAATATATCAAGATTTGCCTTTTTATTTTGACCCTCATGATCCTATTAGTTTGTCTTTAGTTTTAAAAAAAGCATTAAAAATTTCAAAACAAGAAAGACTTAAGAGAATCTCTTTGGGCAAAATGTTTGTAAAAAAATATTCTTGGCAAGAAATGGCAAAAAAGGTGCTATCGACCTATAAAGAGGTTGTTGGATTTGACTAG
- a CDS encoding glycosyl transferase: MDVGKLDNLKVAIVYDRVNKLGGAERVLLAIHQIFPKAHLFTSVYNPKKALWAKAFPGVETSFLQKIPFVKSWHQGFGWIMPIAFESFNFDKYDLVISLTSEAAKGIITKPKTRHVCYMLTPTRYLWSHYDVYFDNFLLKFVSKPIVDYLRSWDKIAAFRPDEVIAISQEVKERIKIFYDIDSDVIYPPFIFDSFRFQSGRLPNFNEFKPKEYYLVVSRLEPYKMVDLAVRVFNDLKLPLVVVGTGSQMSKLRKMAHSNIHFVGYVDDTTLSFYYQNAKALIMPQEEDFGLVSLEAQNFYLPVIAYKKGGALDTVWENKTGVFFANQDAACLVDAINKFAKMDFSQDDFRYNLQKFSFSNFKERFLGEIEKLF, translated from the coding sequence ATGGATGTGGGTAAATTGGATAATCTAAAGGTCGCTATAGTTTACGACAGGGTAAATAAGTTGGGTGGGGCAGAGAGGGTTTTGTTAGCAATTCATCAAATTTTTCCCAAAGCACATTTGTTTACTTCTGTTTATAATCCTAAAAAAGCTTTATGGGCGAAAGCTTTTCCAGGGGTCGAGACCTCATTTTTACAAAAAATACCTTTTGTTAAAAGTTGGCATCAGGGTTTTGGTTGGATAATGCCCATTGCTTTTGAATCTTTTAATTTTGATAAATACGATTTGGTTATTTCTCTTACAAGCGAGGCGGCAAAGGGGATAATTACGAAACCAAAAACAAGACATGTTTGTTATATGCTAACTCCAACTCGTTATTTATGGAGTCATTATGATGTTTATTTTGATAATTTTCTCTTAAAGTTTGTATCAAAGCCAATTGTTGATTATCTTCGCAGCTGGGATAAGATTGCTGCTTTTAGACCTGATGAGGTTATTGCTATTTCACAGGAAGTCAAGGAACGAATTAAAATTTTTTATGATATCGATTCGGATGTTATTTATCCTCCTTTTATTTTTGACAGTTTTAGATTTCAGAGTGGGAGGTTGCCAAATTTTAATGAATTCAAACCTAAGGAATATTATTTAGTAGTCTCAAGACTGGAACCATATAAAATGGTTGATTTGGCAGTAAGAGTCTTTAATGATTTAAAGTTGCCTTTGGTGGTGGTGGGAACAGGGAGCCAAATGTCAAAATTGAGAAAGATGGCGCATTCAAACATTCACTTTGTGGGATATGTTGATGACACTACTTTATCCTTTTATTATCAAAATGCGAAGGCATTGATTATGCCCCAAGAGGAGGATTTTGGTTTAGTTTCTCTTGAGGCTCAAAATTTTTACTTGCCAGTTATAGCTTATAAGAAGGGGGGCGCTTTGGATACAGTTTGGGAAAACAAAACTGGAGTCTTTTTTGCAAATCAAGATGCAGCTTGTTTGGTTGACGCTATAAATAAATTTGCTAAAATGGATTTTAGCCAAGATGATTTTAGATATAATTTACAGAAATTTTCCTTTTCAAACTTTAAGGAAAGGTTTTTGGGTGAGATAGAAAAACTGTTTTAA
- the manC gene encoding mannose-1-phosphate guanylyltransferase, giving the protein MNYKDHLYALILAGGGGTRLWPKSLEKTPKQFLRLFGDKTLFQTTAYRLNKLVDWEKIFCVTVSEEYKKEILKQVKEFLPENIIVEPARRETAPAHGVGALYIYKKDPEAVIVTEAADRLVKPARLYLKTLKAAASYAFDTKKLVTVGIKPTYPHTGYGYIRKGEKMALIDGVRFFKVKKFVEKPILEVAERYVKSGDYFWNAGQFVWRADSILSAIEKNEPQIASNLKKIGKFLGTSDEKKVLKHVYEKMPKISIDYAVAERDRNFVVIQADFFWTDIGDWKEVWENSKKDDFGNVVIDGDEEGGEVINIDTSDALIHTDGRLIAVVDVDDVVIVDTPKALLVCSKSRSQNVKKIVEELKERGKKELL; this is encoded by the coding sequence ATGAATTATAAGGATCATCTTTATGCTTTGATTCTTGCCGGAGGCGGCGGAACTCGTCTTTGGCCCAAATCTCTTGAGAAAACCCCTAAACAATTTTTAAGACTCTTTGGTGATAAAACATTGTTTCAGACTACAGCTTATAGGCTTAATAAGTTAGTGGATTGGGAAAAAATATTTTGTGTAACAGTTTCTGAGGAATATAAAAAGGAGATATTAAAACAAGTCAAAGAGTTTCTGCCTGAGAATATAATAGTTGAGCCGGCAAGAAGAGAAACTGCTCCTGCTCATGGTGTTGGCGCTCTTTACATTTATAAAAAAGATCCTGAAGCAGTAATTGTTACAGAGGCTGCTGATCGTTTGGTTAAGCCTGCCAGACTTTATTTAAAGACATTAAAAGCAGCGGCAAGTTATGCCTTCGATACAAAAAAGCTTGTCACTGTTGGAATCAAACCTACATATCCCCACACAGGTTATGGGTACATTAGAAAGGGTGAAAAGATGGCTTTAATTGATGGTGTCAGGTTTTTTAAGGTTAAAAAGTTTGTAGAGAAACCAATACTAGAAGTGGCAGAAAGGTATGTCAAATCTGGGGATTATTTTTGGAATGCAGGGCAATTTGTTTGGAGAGCTGATAGTATTTTGTCTGCAATAGAAAAAAATGAGCCCCAGATTGCTTCTAATTTAAAAAAGATTGGAAAGTTTTTGGGTACTAGTGATGAGAAAAAAGTATTAAAACATGTTTATGAAAAAATGCCTAAGATTTCTATTGATTATGCAGTTGCTGAGCGGGATAGGAATTTTGTAGTAATTCAAGCAGATTTCTTTTGGACAGATATTGGAGATTGGAAAGAGGTCTGGGAGAATAGTAAAAAAGATGATTTTGGAAATGTTGTTATAGATGGAGATGAAGAGGGAGGAGAAGTAATTAACATTGATACTTCTGATGCATTAATCCATACAGATGGTCGGTTAATAGCTGTTGTTGACGTTGACGATGTTGTTATTGTTGACACACCAAAGGCGCTTTTGGTATGTTCTAAGAGTAGATCTCAAAATGTTAAGAAAATTGTTGAGGAACTAAAGGAAAGAGGTAAAAAAGAATTACTTTAA
- the glyQS gene encoding glycine--tRNA ligase translates to MGLMEEIISLAKRRGFVYSGSEIYGGLANTYDYGPLGVELLRNIQNLWWDRFVLKRPEIYGIHTSILMNRKVWEASGHVKNFVDPLVECLDCHKRFRFDHLENKNKCPECGGKLTPPKMFQGMFRTYVGATEDKGTEVFLRPETAQGMFVNFKNVIDSIHPKIPFGLAQIGKGFRNEITLGNFIFRTLEFDMMEIEYFIEEKDWEKTFEEWRKEMWQWLIDLGVSHNKLSWREHSAQERAHYSKRTEDIEYEFPFGKSELYGLAYRGDYDLRNHSEKSGVELKYTTPDGRSFYPHVVEPTFGANRTFLTVLLESYHKDEKRVYLKLDPKLAPYKVAVFPLLANKENLVNKALEIYNYLLKFIPAVFDDRGNIGKRYFAQDEIGTPWCVTVDFETLEDKKVTIRDRDTMDQERVLIDNLKEYFLNKLE, encoded by the coding sequence ATGGGTTTAATGGAAGAAATTATTTCTCTTGCCAAAAGAAGGGGCTTTGTTTATTCAGGAAGTGAGATTTATGGTGGTTTAGCAAACACTTATGATTATGGACCTTTGGGTGTTGAGTTACTTAGGAATATTCAAAATTTATGGTGGGATAGGTTTGTTTTGAAAAGGCCTGAAATTTATGGTATTCACACTAGCATTTTAATGAATAGGAAAGTTTGGGAAGCCTCAGGTCATGTTAAAAATTTTGTCGACCCTCTAGTTGAATGTTTAGATTGCCATAAGAGATTTCGTTTTGATCATCTTGAAAATAAGAATAAATGTCCTGAGTGTGGTGGAAAACTGACTCCTCCAAAAATGTTTCAGGGTATGTTTAGAACTTATGTTGGAGCTACTGAGGATAAAGGAACAGAGGTCTTTTTGCGTCCCGAAACAGCTCAGGGTATGTTTGTTAATTTTAAGAATGTTATTGATAGTATTCATCCTAAAATTCCTTTTGGTTTGGCACAAATTGGCAAGGGTTTTAGGAATGAGATAACTTTGGGCAATTTTATTTTTAGAACTCTTGAGTTTGATATGATGGAAATAGAGTATTTTATAGAAGAAAAGGATTGGGAAAAGACTTTTGAAGAATGGAGGAAGGAAATGTGGCAATGGCTGATTGATCTTGGTGTTAGTCATAATAAATTAAGTTGGCGGGAACACTCAGCTCAGGAGAGAGCACATTACTCAAAAAGAACAGAAGATATAGAATACGAATTTCCTTTTGGTAAATCCGAGCTTTATGGTCTTGCTTATCGTGGAGATTATGATCTTAGAAATCATTCGGAAAAATCAGGAGTAGAACTAAAATATACAACTCCTGATGGCAGGTCTTTTTACCCTCATGTTGTTGAACCTACTTTTGGAGCAAATCGTACTTTCTTAACAGTCTTGCTTGAATCTTATCATAAGGATGAAAAAAGAGTTTATCTTAAGCTTGATCCTAAACTAGCGCCTTATAAAGTAGCTGTCTTTCCTCTTTTGGCGAATAAGGAGAATTTGGTTAACAAGGCTTTGGAGATTTATAATTATCTTCTTAAGTTTATTCCCGCTGTTTTTGATGATAGGGGAAATATTGGTAAGCGTTATTTTGCTCAAGATGAGATAGGCACTCCTTGGTGTGTAACCGTTGATTTTGAAACTCTTGAGGACAAAAAAGTTACAATTCGTGATAGAGATACAATGGATCAGGAAAGGGTGCTTATTGACAATCTTAAAGAATACTTCTTAAATAAATTAGAATAA